The Dehalococcoidia bacterium region GAACTCAGTGCAATAGCCGTAAGCGGCGCTCCCGCTCTCGTGGACGGCGGCGGTCGCGTTCAGCCAGCTCTGCTCGGGGTCTTGCATCGCCAGGGGGGCCAGCGGCGCCAGGTCGCCGCGCAGGTAGCGCAGCGCGCCTTCGAGCATGATGTAGAGCCCCTGGCCGCCGGCGTCGACGACGCCCGCCTCTTTGAGCACGGGGAGCAGCGTCGGCGTCTTGGCGACCGCTTCCTTGGCCGCCGCCACCGTCGACGCCAGGACGCCGCGGAGTCCGCTGCGGAGCCTGCCGCCGCGTCTGCGGGCAGCCTGCGCCGCCTCGCGCAGCACCGTCAGGATCGTGCCCTCGACCGGCTGGCGCACGGCGCGGTGGGCGCTGCTCGCCGCCTGTTCTAGGGCGTCCGCGAGGTCCACGCTGTCGAAGCGTTGCTTGCCGGAAAGACTATCGGCGAGACCTCGCAGCATCTGCGAGAGGATGACGCCTGAGTTGCCGCGCGCGCCCATGAGGGCGCCGTGCGCCATCGCGCTGGCGACCACGCCGGCGTCGTCGCTCCCTGTCTGGTACGCCTCGTCCATGGTGGAGCGCATGGTGAGGTACATGTTGGTGCCGGTGTCGCCGTCGGGCACAGGGAAGACGTTGATGGCGTTTATCGCCTCCGCGTTGCGCTCCAGCCAGGTGGTGGCGGCGGCGAACATCTCGCGCAGGTCTTCGCCCGTCAGCACATGGGGGTCTTCCCCGTTGCGGGTGCGTTGAACGGCGCTGGTCCTCTGATCGTGGCGTTTCATCGGGAGTTGTTTCGGGTCAGTCCCGCATGTTAGTATGGCAGTTGAATTCTAGCAACAACGAGTCCACCCCGTAAAGGAAAGCAATCTCATGGCCGGGAAGTGCGATATCTGTGGCAAGAGCACCGTATTCGGGCGCAACATACGTCACCGTCACGCCGGACGGTGGGAGCGGAAGGCGCCGCGAACAAACCGCGTGTTCCGACCGAACGTCCACAAGCAGACGATACGCGTTAATGGCGCGGCTGTGAAGGTCAACATCTGCACTCGCTGCCTGCGCACCCTCACCAAAGCCCCTGCCGCCCTTTGAAAGTCGGAGCCAGCAGAGGGGGCTTGACATTCTCCGCGTATGGACGATAATGACTTGTGAGGCCGGGTGCGGCGTTTAATCTAGCCGCTTCCCGGCGTCTATTTTTCTGTGCCCACCGTCCACCCGTTGGGCTCCAGTCCTTGAACCTCTCCTCCCACGTCTTCTGCCAAACGCTCCTCGTGCAAGTGCCGTTCTGGCATGAAGTAAATTCCGTGGAAGACTACTCCCCGGTCGTTTTGTAGGTCTATGCTCTTCTGTTGAACACAGCGATAGTATCGCTGGATGGCGGACAGGAATGTGTCTCCGGCTGGTAGCGGCCGCCGATGAAGCTCGTTCTCCTGGAAATGCCGCACGCACGACGCCACCATGTCGGCGATCTGAATGCCCGGCGTGATTCGGGAATCGACGAACAGGGGTGTCTCTACAATGCGGCTATAGGATTGGCCTTCCGGATGTTTGAACAAGAAGCCGCTTATTGCCGACGAGAGATCTCGCCCGAAGTTGGGGCCTTGACCGTCGAATATCAACAGTGCCATGTCATCGTGAGACTGAGCGTCTAGCAGGAGGGCAACGCGCTGCAGAATGTATCGGTACTGGTTTGGTAGCATCCCGGGTTGAAGCAAGGGAACAACGGTGGGCCTTTCCATAACGATTGCAAAAAGCGTCAGATCAATATTCCTGATAAGTTCAAATGTCGACTCCACGAGTTCCCGCTTAGCCGCCCTCTTTTCGAATGTGGTGCGGGTTAGCAGCTTGTGCCCTTTCAGTTCGAAGTTCTCCGGGTTTTCGGTCAGCCTCTTCTTCATGTTGAACATCTGCCGACTGAGGTCCCGACTTCTGGCCTGATCGATGCAAACGGCCGCAAGCACGGGCCTGAGCGTTGTGGCGCTAGGATGAACATCGCCGCTTTGATCGATGAAGACCAGCACCCGTTTCTACCTCACGGAACCAGCAGCAGAATTCACGCTCGTACAACGCTTTCGCGCAGTCGCTTGATGTTCTCCTCGACGGTCGATTTCTCGTTGAAGACGGCGGTGCCCGCCACCAGCACCCGCGCTCCCGCCTCCACGCACGCCGGCGCCGTATCGACCGTGATCCCCCCGTCCATCTCCAGCTCCGCGCGCAGCCCCTGCTCGTCGAGCAATCGCCGCAGACGCCGCACCTTCGGCAGCACGCCGGCTATGAACTCCTGCCCGCCGAACCCGGGGTCGACGCTCATAACCAGCACGAGGTCGAGCTCCGCCAGCATCTCCTCGGCGGCGGCGACCGGCGTACCCGGGTTGAGAGCGATGCCCGCCTTCACGTTGCGGCGCCTGATCTGCTCTAGCGCCCGGTGAACGTGGGGCGTCGCCTCCGGGTGCACTGTCAGGATGTCCGCGCCCGCGTCCGCGAACGCGTCGATGTGGCGCTCCGGCTCCTCGATCATGAGGTGGACGTCGAGCGGGAGGCCGGTGGCGCGGCGCGCCGCCCTGACGATAAGCGGCCCGATTGTAATGTTGGGGACAAAGCGTCCGTCCATGACGTCGACGTGGATGTAGTCGGCGCCCGCCGCTTCGGCGGCCTGCAACTGCTCGCCCAACCGCGTGTAGTCCGCTGCAAGGATGGAGGGGGCGATCTTGATGGTTGCGGTCACCGTTCTTCGAGCTCCTTCTGCAGCCGCTCGCGCTCTTCGCGCAGGGCCTGTCGCACCTGGCGGGGCGCCGTGCCACCGGGGATGTCCCTCGACTTCAGCGACGCTTCGAGGTCGAGCCGCAGCGCGTCCTCGTCGAACAAGGGCGAGAAACGCCGGTACTCGGCGAGCGTTAGCTCCGAAAGCTCCTTGCCCTTGCGCTGCGCATACTTCACGAGCTTGCCGACGGCCTCGTGCGCCTGCCGGAACGGCACGCCCTTTCGCGCCAGGTAGTCGGCGAGATCGGTGGCGAGGGCATAGCCGCCGGCCGCCGCGGCGCGCATCCGCTCCTCGTTGACCCGCATCGTTTGCAGCAGGGGCGCGAAGACGATCAGCGTGGACACCACGGCCTGGTGAGCGTCGAGCAGCGGCTCCTTGTCCTCCTGCAGGTCGCGGTTGTAGGAAAGGGGCAGGCCCTTGAGGGTCGCGAGCAGCCCGGCGAGCCGCCCGTAGACGCGGCCGGTACGGGCGCGCGCCAGCTCCGCCACGTCGGGGTTCTTCTTCTGCGGCATGATACTGGAGCCGGTGGCGAAGGCGTCGTCGAGCTCGATAAAGCCGAACTCCGCGCTCGACCAGAGGACGATCTCTTCGGCGAGACGCGAGAGGTGCATCATGCAGACCGCGGCGTCGAAGAGGAACTCCAGCGCGAAGTCGCGGTCGGAGACGGCGTCGATGCTGTTGCGGCTGATGTCGGCAAAGCCGAGCTCGCTTGCCACCGCACCGCGGTCGATGGGGTAGGGCACCCCCGCGAGGGCGCCGCTTCCCAGCGGGAGGACGTCGGCGCGCGAAAAGCAGTCGCCGAAGCGCTCGAGGTCCCGTTCCAGCATCTCGAAATAGGCAAGCAGGTGGTGGGCGAAGAGCACCGGCTGCGCCCTCTGGAGGTGCGTGTAACCCGGCATGACGGCGTCGATGTGGCGCTCCCCGACCTTGATAATAGTCATCTGCAGGACGCGGATGGCCCCCATGATCTCGGCGACGCGCTCCTTGAGGAACAGGCGCAGGTCGGTGGCCACCTGGTCGTTGCGGGAGCGCGCGGTGTGCAGGCGGTCGGCGGCCCCGCCTATCTTCTCCTTGAGGCGCGCCTCGATGTTAGTGTGTATGTCCTCGAGGCTCTCGTCGAAGGGGAACTCACCCTTTTCGATCTCGCGCTCGATCTCCCGCAGGCCGCGGACGATGGCGTCGGCGTCGGCCCTGGGGATGATTCGCTGCCGGGCGAGCATGCGGGCGTGGGCGATAGACGCGCGGATGTCTTGGCGGTAGAGCGCGGAGTCGACGCCCAGGGACGACGTGTAGATGTCGACCAGCGGGTGCGTTTTGGCGGCGAAGCGCCCGCTCCAGGGCTTCTTGCCGCGGCCGGCCTTTCGCGCCGGTCCTTGCTCCTTGTTCGCCACGTCGGCCACTCCTATGGCGTCGTCTGTAAAGCAACGGCCGGGCCCGACGCCCGACCTCATTTTCGCTCAGCGCGGCGCTTGTGCCAAGATGCCCGCCAGGAACGGAAAGCGACGGGTGCCGTCGAGGGCGCTCCGTCGCGTCACGACGGCTTGCCCCGCGAGTTGAACGCGACCGCCGCGATGCCGTTTACCCGCTGCCGCACCCAGACCACGACCTGGCTGTTCCAGATCGTCAGCAGGTAGCCCAGCCGAGCCAGCAGCACGGCCACCATGAGGCCGAACCCGAGGAGCACTACCAGCTCGAGGGCGAACACATCGACGTGGTGCAGGAGGATGGCGGCGCCGGA contains the following coding sequences:
- the rpmB gene encoding 50S ribosomal protein L28, which encodes MAGKCDICGKSTVFGRNIRHRHAGRWERKAPRTNRVFRPNVHKQTIRVNGAAVKVNICTRCLRTLTKAPAAL
- a CDS encoding DUF3800 domain-containing protein: MLVFIDQSGDVHPSATTLRPVLAAVCIDQARSRDLSRQMFNMKKRLTENPENFELKGHKLLTRTTFEKRAAKRELVESTFELIRNIDLTLFAIVMERPTVVPLLQPGMLPNQYRYILQRVALLLDAQSHDDMALLIFDGQGPNFGRDLSSAISGFLFKHPEGQSYSRIVETPLFVDSRITPGIQIADMVASCVRHFQENELHRRPLPAGDTFLSAIQRYYRCVQQKSIDLQNDRGVVFHGIYFMPERHLHEERLAEDVGGEVQGLEPNGWTVGTEK
- the rpe gene encoding ribulose-phosphate 3-epimerase; translation: MTATIKIAPSILAADYTRLGEQLQAAEAAGADYIHVDVMDGRFVPNITIGPLIVRAARRATGLPLDVHLMIEEPERHIDAFADAGADILTVHPEATPHVHRALEQIRRRNVKAGIALNPGTPVAAAEEMLAELDLVLVMSVDPGFGGQEFIAGVLPKVRRLRRLLDEQGLRAELEMDGGITVDTAPACVEAGARVLVAGTAVFNEKSTVEENIKRLRESVVRA
- the argH gene encoding argininosuccinate lyase, whose protein sequence is MANKEQGPARKAGRGKKPWSGRFAAKTHPLVDIYTSSLGVDSALYRQDIRASIAHARMLARQRIIPRADADAIVRGLREIEREIEKGEFPFDESLEDIHTNIEARLKEKIGGAADRLHTARSRNDQVATDLRLFLKERVAEIMGAIRVLQMTIIKVGERHIDAVMPGYTHLQRAQPVLFAHHLLAYFEMLERDLERFGDCFSRADVLPLGSGALAGVPYPIDRGAVASELGFADISRNSIDAVSDRDFALEFLFDAAVCMMHLSRLAEEIVLWSSAEFGFIELDDAFATGSSIMPQKKNPDVAELARARTGRVYGRLAGLLATLKGLPLSYNRDLQEDKEPLLDAHQAVVSTLIVFAPLLQTMRVNEERMRAAAAGGYALATDLADYLARKGVPFRQAHEAVGKLVKYAQRKGKELSELTLAEYRRFSPLFDEDALRLDLEASLKSRDIPGGTAPRQVRQALREERERLQKELEER